ATCGCCCGCGCCGCCCTGACAGAAGCACGGGCAACGCGCCGGTCGCTTTCCGTGCCGAGATAGTTCTGGTCGATCACCGGCGGCACATCCGGATCGGCGCTGGCGAGGGTGACCGTGCCGCGTGCATCCGGCCGGGCGACATTGGCATGGGCATAGAAGCCATGCATCGGTACCAGTTTGCTCCCGTTGCTGCCCACGAGCGCCATGATCAGGAGCATCTTGATGTCGGGTTCGTCCAGCGCAGGATCGGACTTCACGAAACAGGCGACGGACATCCCCGTTTGCGACAGGGGCCCTTTGCGGAAAAGCAGGTATTGCCCCAACGCCACCGCCCCGCGCAGAGGGTTAAGATAGCGCAGCATCGAGAGTGGCTTGGTTGCCTTATACTTCACGTGGACGGCGAGATGGTCCTGCAGGTTCTGACCAACGCCGGGCATATCGTGGACCAGCGCGATCCCGTGTTCGGCCAGATGCGCGGCCGGGCCGACGCCGGACAGCATCAGCAATTGCGGTGTGTTGAGCGCGCCTGCGCTCAGGATTACCTCACGCGTGGCGTGCGCCGTGCGATCTTCCCCCTTGCAGCGATAGACGATGCCCGTTGCTCGCGCGCCCTCGAACACGATCCTGCGGGTCTGCGCTTCGGTCATCACTGTCAGGTTGGGCCGGTTCATCGCTGGGCGGAGATAGGCGGACGATGCGCTTGATCGCTTGCCGCCGCCAACCGTCAGGTCGACAGCGCCAAACCCTTCGCGCGATGCGCCGTTCAAGTCCGGGTTATAAGGGTATCCCGCCTCTTGCCCGGCATCGATAAAGGCCTTGGCGAAAGGATGGTCCTGATCCGCGCGGGTGACTTGTATCGGCCCACCCTGGCCATGCCAGATATCGTCATGAGGGCTGTAGTTTTCGAGCTTGCGGAAATAGGGCAGCACTTCCGCAAAGGACCAGCCCGCATTTCCGGCCTGTGCCCAGCGATCATAATCGCTGTGCATGCCGCGATCATATGTCATGCCGTTGATCGACGAACCGCCACCCAGGACTTTGCCCCGGGGCAGGTACAGCACGCGATCATCGAGATGTTTCTGCGGGGCGGACATGTAACGCCACGCGTGGCTGCCGGACATCATGATGGGCAGCAAACCGCCCGGGGCGGTGATCAACGGGCTGGAATCCTTGCCCCCGGCTTCCAGCAGCAGCACCCTGTTCTGCGGATCGGCAGACAGTCGATTGGCGAGAATGCACCCGGCAACGCCCGCACCGACAATGATGTAGTCGAAATCGCTTGCTGTCATGATCCGTTTTCTGCCCGTTGCATGCTATTGTCGCAACGGCTGCTTGAACAAGACAAGGGGATGCGCAACGGGTAGTACCCATGGTCTGGCGCTTCATGGCTGCTAAAGCGCATTTTGGCTGCTATCGTTGGATGGCGGTGAATCAGACAGGCGCGCATGACAGGACCACGTCACAGTTTTCGGATTGCGTGTCGCGATATTTACAGTACAATTGTTACCGTAAAATGCGGCGCGCCCGAAAGTGGGTAAGAACGCAGTATCACGATGGCTTGTTGTTGCCCGATGCCCTGCCTAACCCATGCGGTCAGGCATTCAGGCGTATCGGATCAGGTACCATGCAAAGGGGGGTGAATTGGCGAATGAACTGAAGGCTGCAGCCAATCCGCGGCGGTCCCCGGGCCGACCGCGCGATGCCAGCCGGGAAAAGGTCATTCTGACGGAAACGCTGGCTTTGCTGGGTGAACTGGGTTTTGCCGGTCTGACAGTCGATGCGGTTGTTGCCCGTGCCAAGGTCAGCAAGGCGACGATCTATCGCCGGTGGG
This genomic window from Caenibius tardaugens NBRC 16725 contains:
- a CDS encoding choline dehydrogenase, whose amino-acid sequence is MTASDFDYIIVGAGVAGCILANRLSADPQNRVLLLEAGGKDSSPLITAPGGLLPIMMSGSHAWRYMSAPQKHLDDRVLYLPRGKVLGGGSSINGMTYDRGMHSDYDRWAQAGNAGWSFAEVLPYFRKLENYSPHDDIWHGQGGPIQVTRADQDHPFAKAFIDAGQEAGYPYNPDLNGASREGFGAVDLTVGGGKRSSASSAYLRPAMNRPNLTVMTEAQTRRIVFEGARATGIVYRCKGEDRTAHATREVILSAGALNTPQLLMLSGVGPAAHLAEHGIALVHDMPGVGQNLQDHLAVHVKYKATKPLSMLRYLNPLRGAVALGQYLLFRKGPLSQTGMSVACFVKSDPALDEPDIKMLLIMALVGSNGSKLVPMHGFYAHANVARPDARGTVTLASADPDVPPVIDQNYLGTESDRRVARASVRAARAIFSQPAFDDFRGEELAPGPSVQTDEEIDAYIRAKAEADYHSVGTARMGSAGDPMAVVDAQLRVHGMTGLRVVDASIMPHLPGANTGIPVAMIAEKAADMILGNPPLAPADIPRSA